Sequence from the Drosophila subpulchrella strain 33 F10 #4 breed RU33 chromosome 3R, RU_Dsub_v1.1 Primary Assembly, whole genome shotgun sequence genome:
ttggcAAGATAAAAACGGAtttaaagtgaattttttttataaaacaaattaaaattaatattaataggGGGTCAAAAGTTTTGACGGTCAGTGTGGCACTTGTGCCGTTTTGTCGACAATGCGCGCGCTCCCTCTCCTCTCTCGCATTCACGCAAGTACGCTCACACACAGCCGCACTTCACACAGGCACACGGAAATTTGCAACACACATACACACCAACCCAGGCTCTCTCACTCATGCTCTCTTTTTCTCTCTGctctttttttctgtttttagtGGTTGTGCAAGAAGAAGCAGCAACAATCAGGCAAAAAAATacctgaaaaaaaaaataaacggTAAAACGAAGAAGTGgcgacacacacacaaacgGCGGAGAGCGCgctaaaaagtttattaagtaaaaaaaaaaccaaaagtaaAGGCACACAGTGCGTTCCAATCCACATCCAATTTAACCAGCCAAAAGGCAAAGtcaaaatatacatttttattaaaaatggtGGAAGTAATAGAGCGGCGGAGAACGGCTGCGTGAGCCCAAAGCGCGGCcaattaaaaaacaacaacagcacaGCAGTAACAGCAGCCGCtgaggaagaagaagaagacgaCGACGAAGAAGCTGAAACAACCGAAGAGGAGGAAGAAACAGCAAGAGCCTCGAAAAGTacataaaaaaagtataaaaaatttaaatacgcTGGAAGTCGTTGGTAGACAAAAAGCGAACTAGCGACGAAAAAGAGAGGCGAGAAAACCCATGCTccgaaaacaaaaaaccaccTAACCAACAACCAACAGCACCAGcgcaacaataacaaaaaaaacaactagGAACGCAGCCAACAAGCAACATTCAACatccagcaacaacagcaacatcacaCAAAATGTACGGCAAATCAAAGACATCGGCGGTTCCTTCGGACGCCCAGGCCCGGGAAAAGTTGGCCCTGTACGTGTACGAATATCTGCTGCACGTTGGCGCCCAGAAGGCGGCACAGACATTCCTCTCGGAGATCCGATGGGAGAAGAACATAACGCTGGGCGAGCCGCCGGGATTCCTGCACACCTGGTGGTGCGTCTTCTGGGACCTCTACTGTGCAGCGCCCGAGCGCCGGGATCAGTGCGATCACAGCTCGGAGGCGAAGGCCTTCCACGACTACGGCTTCGTAAGCTCCGGCTATGGGGTAAACGGAATTGGACCAGGTGGCCCGCACAATGCCGGCGGACCGGCGCCCAGCCCACTGGGACAGATGCCGCCCGGCGGTGATGGCGGCCCAATGGGTCCCGGCGGACCGATGGGACCGAATTTCTTCCCAAACTCGACGATGCGACCGTCGCCACCGACGCACGCCTCCAGTCCACAGCCGCCGCCGTCGCAGATGATGCCCGGCCAGCCGCCATTTATGGGCGGACCTCGTTATCCGGGCGGACCGCGGCCCGGCGTGCGTATGCAGGGCATGGGCAATGAGTTCAATGGACCGCCCGGTCAGCCCATGATGCCCAATAGCATGGATCCCACACGGCCAGGTGGCGGGATGGGGCCGATGAATCCGCGCATGAATCCGCCTCGTGGACCCGGCGGCATGGGCCCGATGGGCTACGGCGGACCGGGCGGAATGCGTGGCCCGGCACCCGGACCTGGCGGAATGCCACCCATGGGCATGGGCGGTGCGGGCGGCAGACCACCGCAATGGCAGCCGAATGCTTCGGCGCCACTGAATGCGTATTCGTCATCATCGCCAGGAAACTATGGACCCGGGCCGGGCTCGAATGGGCCGCCGGGACCGGGAACGCCTATCATGCCGTCGCCGCAGGATAACACGCAAGGCGGACCAGTCGGCGGACCCGGCGACAGCATGTACGCCCTGATGAAGCCCGAATTCCCGATGGGAGGCGGGCCGGATGGCGGCGGTGGAGGAGGCGGGCCCGGCGGCATGGGTCCGATGGGCGGCGGTCCAAATTCAATGGGCCCCGTACTTAATGGTGGCGGCGGACCCGACGGCTCCGGCCTGGACGGCATGAAGAACTCGCCGGCCAACGGAGGACCTGGTACGCCGCGCGAGGACTCCGGCAGCGGCATGGGCGACTACAATCTAGGCGGATTCGGCGGACCCGGTGAGAACGATCAAACGGAATCGGCGGCCATTCTTAAGATCAAGGAGAGCATGCACGAGGAGGCCAAGCGGTTCGAGAAAGACACAGATCATCCGGACTACTTCATGCCATAACAACATcaccaacaacagcagcagcaacagcagcagcatcagcagcatcTCAACACGGTGGCAGCCGCTGTGGCAGCTGTGGTGGCGGCTGCGGCGTCCAACGGATCGGCGGGCAGCTCCTCGGCCGCTTCCATTGCGGCTGCTGCTCTTGGGGCCGCCGCCTCCAATCTGCTCAGCAATGGCAACAACAATTTCTGAAGGCGAGACCCACACACAACACAACACCACACAGCAAATAAGAACGCGGTAGTAGAAATCCTTGATACATAAGCATAAAGTAATTAACATTTAACGCATGTATGAGAAATAGAGAAAAgcgaaacaaaaaaagaagaacCCTTAAATATAATAGACTAAAGCAGCAAATGTAAAACTGTGAAAGGATCATGCGGACGTAGAAGCGTTCTGTTGCCACTGCCACTGTCCTTTGACCTGGATTTCTCGCTGTTGATTCTAGATAAGTTCGTTTCGTTGTTGTATTCTATGcttaattttagttttccgTCGAAAATTCCACTTACAAAAAGGCTCTAAAAGGTAGCGGACAGGGCAGTGGAGGACAGAATGGAAGTGTTTTACACCAGAACTCGAGATACTACCGAAGAGTAAAGAAAACAAATCCAAGCAAGCAAAAATAGTAATTGTAATGAACAAGCAAGCACAGTCGAACTTCTGTCATTCGTACTTGAACTAGAAATACAAGCAAAATCTGTAAAGCAACTTGTAAGTTCTCTTTTTGGTTTGATTTACAGATACTCGACTGTATACTAAAGTAATGTTAAACATGTATGCAACAAGTTAAGTGAGCCTTGTGTTTAGTTTAGTTGTTGCAAACACTCACCTTACCTCACCAAACTCTCCAGATCCATTCGCCTATCCTATCCCCTATTTATACCCATTCACTTGCTTATGTAGAAAATCGAAATCATAATCGCAGATCAATTGTTTGTTAAGCAAGCAGCAAGCATATGAATGGAATATTTATAATGATATGCATAATACCTAGTTGAGTATATAGTTAGCATTATTGGACTTGTATATGGATAGTCTGTAGTCCGCACTCATACACATATGGACTTTTCTTGAACTGCTCCATTTTGCAGAATGGGCAATGTCTAGATCGCTTGTTTCGCTTGGCCcaaattttattctttttaattCTCATTGTACAAATTGTAAACTTGGCACTTTGTGGTCGTCTCTTAACGCTTCTATTCTGTGTGCCCGTCTGtgcttgtttgtttgtttgttgtatTGTTTAGTCTTTTTTCTCATTTGTCgtatgtgtatgtatgtatttatattttaaccaaaCAAACTAAAATGAAAATCGTTATTTAAGTTCCTTCCAACGGCGAGCAATACCATTTGTATGAGATATGACACGATCTGTACGATTTCCCTCACTTTGGAGAGCGGCAACAGTTTGCACTCGTTTCGATTTCCTCACGGCATTGTGTGTGCATTAGGGCAGCGAAAGAAAATTATATAGAAAGCTATATGTAAACATTATATATAGACAGAAACAGATACAGATGTAGCCTATTGTATGCACTAATTTATTGCAGATAGCTACGCGCATAACTATAAGATTTAGCTGTTTAATATgcatataaagtatatattatatatttcgtaaaggcagcagcagaagcagcaacAATTGTAGAAACATAACCTAATGCAAAGTTTACTTCAAAATATCACACACTTAACACGAATGCTGTACAAACAAAAGTCTTAAAGtgcataaaatatataaataaagcTATATACACATTGTATATGTCTGTGCTTGCATCCTTCTAGCGATACAGCACTTTTTGCATTCATAGGAGAAACCAACCAACCCGTATAGTAGCATTAGATTCGAAGCTAATTTGTAAGCCCAGCAACATAAACAAATCAAAAGAAATACCTATAAAGAAGCGaataaaattctttataacaaaaaaacacacacacacattaacACCCCCACACACCACACAAATCAattgataaaataattaaacaagaagaaaaaatggaagaaatctattttaaatattgtataTGTTTAATGTGTCggaatttaaaatatgtacGAGCGCGGAGTGGAGAAATTTATAGTATGAGCTGCATGAATTATATCTAAATTATAGAATGGATAGTATGGAACGCCGCATCAATGATGCGACAAGCGAAACAACTTAAATAGTGACTAagttaaatttatttactAACGCTTAAGGTTTGAGCGTTTCAATTGCTGGATCTATATAAACCACAAAACAAAATCTAATGTATAATGGAGCGGAATTAAGTAAACAAAAGTATAAGTCGCCCAAACcacaaataacaaaaacaaaaaaattgcaaaaagtAACACAGAAAATCGAAAAAATAATGAAGGGAAAAAAACCGATTGAATATGGAAATATGTTTAAATAAGTATTTTAGTGTTAATTATACAATTTACAAGTacacaacacaaacaaaaacaacaacaatataatataaaatgaaataaagttttaaaacaatatttgtaaaaagtaAAAGAAAGAAGAACTATCTTTGAATTACATTGAAAGGATTAAATACCTATATAAggataattatatttaattgaaGATTGCTTAAGGATCCGATACATTTTTAAGGGGTATCCATAAAACCTGTGAGATAGCAGTCTTGGTAATTGCAATCGCAGCACCATCAGTTGGACTCGATCTCCTGGTTGCATACATGCATCAAAAAGATTTTGTTTCCCGCTAGCATTAATTGAACAATTTTGCAGAAAACGCGTGTGGCCGGCTATCTCGTTCTGGCCGAGACAATTGGTCCGGCACACGCACATGGCTAATGAATGGACACCACTGGCCGGCCATTGGGACAGGGAGCGGGAGTGGAACTGGTCGTCGGGGCAACCGGCCGCTCGATTGTGGCCCATACAAATTGAGGGGCTAAGATACACACTCGCTGGACACTCGGACCGTGTTGACGTTGCGCTCGTCGCTGCACAAAATCGATAGGTTAAGGAGTGTGTGGTGCTAGCAATGCATATTCAACGTCGAACTTCATACGTGGTCCGCTTTAGGGATCAGGCAATCGAGTAGGGCCACTTATTCCATAAATGCGGCAAGGTGGCGTCCTGCTTTTACACATGCATGGGTCTGATGCGGACTGTGGGAGTCGGGGTCGGTGCCGGCAGCGATGCCCAATTGCCGGAGGAGTCGGTATCCACACTGAACCATTTGCCCACCTACAGGCAGATTCCCGGGGCCGGAACGGGTGCAGGATCGGCGCCAGCCAAGCGGGTGCCCGTCCTCTTCTCCACAAATCGAGGACTCTATCTGCGCCTGGCTCAACCACTGGGGGAGCAGATGGAGGTGCTGACCCTTCAGCCACGCGGACAGAACTACAACATTAGCTTCTGCGATCTGGAACGCTGGGTGAGTCCGGAATGGCAGGCCGTTGTCCACAGATCACTGATCTCGTCTTCTCACAGAGCACCAATCGCGCCAATGTTGTCAGTTTGGAGGACACCTTCACCATCATGCAGCAGCGCAATAAATCGCCGGAATCCCTCAACTATCAGCCACGCTTGTGGAAAAACAACGTCAGCTACAGCCTGATGCACTGAACTGAAAGCACCTCAAGATACTAATCCTTAACAATTCAATAGCTGTAGATCGATGGACAAACAATCTGTgtgtaaaactaattacaactatttttactttaaataatCCTTAAGACAGAGTTATAAATCGATTTATTCACTAGTGGATGCGTGTAGAGCTTTTTAAGCTGAGTTGCTGGTCAGTGAAGCCATCAGAAATTCCATTTTATTGAGGAAGCTCTTGCCCTCGATTTTGTCGAACCGCACCTGGAaagaaagtgaaaatcaaATATGTTAGGAACGtaattggtatttttttttaaaacagaCCAACCTCTTTAAAATTGCCGCCCAGATTCTCCCACAATTTCTCAGGTACCAGGGGACTGGGAAAGAAGTCCTGACGTGGACTTCTCGCTATATAGACCTTAACATCTATCTGTGGATCGCAGCGGATCTGAACGGCAATCATGCGATCGCTATTGGGTGAGGCCAGCAGACAAGAGCTGGCATTGCCCAGCGGCTCCACCTTTCCGATGCCCAAGTGATTGCTATTCGAGAGCACCGTCCAGGCCATGCATCGGGCCAAGCTGATCAGGCAGGAGATCTGGTGTGAGTTGATCTGGCAGAGAATGAGGTCGCGCAACTCCTGCGGCTCGTAGGAGAGCCGCATAACGCGACCATCTCGACAAATGCACTTTAGAGAGCGCTCCTTGACATGGATCACCAGCGAGGTGCGTCCAATGGCGTCGTACCCGTGCGTCACAATGTTGATCTTTACACATGACATGGTTGGGCTGTTCATAGCGTTCCAGTGCGACACAATCTGTGGGTCCTTGACGTCCCTAGCCAGCGTGTCGAGCACATACTGCGTCCGCTTGCGCATAAATATGTGCTGCGCCTGGGCGATGATCTGCTCAAGAATGGTCTGGGACTTGGTCATATCCAAGAGCGTCTCCCGATCCGCAGCCATGGGCCCGGCCAGCATGCGTTTTTTCGTTGGTCCCAATGGAGCACTGGCCGGATGAGGGAACGGGTGATGGGAGTTCTTGTAGTGCACCTCGCGCAGCAGCTGATGCAGCGAGTGTTCCAACACATGGTCGTGATCGTTAATTGGCGCCGGCTGGCTGGAATCGAAGGTGGTCGAGTGGCACAATGAGATGATCAGCTGGATATTGGGCAACAGGGTGGCTCGAATCTGGTTGCCGATGACCACATGTGGAATGGGTGCCTGCAGCTGAATGGCTTCGCGTGCCAACTGTGCAAACAGCTCCTTGCAGAAAAGAACATTTTGGGCAAACTCCAAGGTCTTTTGCCACACGCCCACCTGTGCGGTTATGTTGGGTCCGTGTCCCATCAGATTCACCTGGGCGGTGCAAAGATCTTCCTGATCCTTCTGCGTGATCACCTTGATGTAGGCCACACCCTGTAGCTCCGCTGGGACAATCACCCTCAGAGCGGAGCTAGCTTTTAGTTGCATGCCATTGTTTCCGGaagtggtgctgctgctgttgttggaGGAGCTGGCGGTGTCCTCATCGCCGGCCTCTTCAGCTTTGGTCACCTCAAAGGTGCCGCTCATCCCAAACTTGGAGCCCGCGGTGCGATAGCTGAGATCCCCTATAATAGCGTTGGACACCTTTTTCA
This genomic interval carries:
- the LOC119563203 gene encoding single-stranded DNA-binding protein 2 — encoded protein: MYGKSKTSAVPSDAQAREKLALYVYEYLLHVGAQKAAQTFLSEIRWEKNITLGEPPGFLHTWWCVFWDLYCAAPERRDQCDHSSEAKAFHDYGFVSSGYGVNGIGPGGPHNAGGPAPSPLGQMPPGGDGGPMGPGGPMGPNFFPNSTMRPSPPTHASSPQPPPSQMMPGQPPFMGGPRYPGGPRPGVRMQGMGNEFNGPPGQPMMPNSMDPTRPGGGMGPMNPRMNPPRGPGGMGPMGYGGPGGMRGPAPGPGGMPPMGMGGAGGRPPQWQPNASAPLNAYSSSSPGNYGPGPGSNGPPGPGTPIMPSPQDNTQGGPVGGPGDSMYALMKPEFPMGGGPDGGGGGGGPGGMGPMGGGPNSMGPVLNGGGGPDGSGLDGMKNSPANGGPGTPREDSGSGMGDYNLGGFGGPGENDQTESAAILKIKESMHEEAKRFEKDTDHPDYFMP
- the LOC119563206 gene encoding uncharacterized protein LOC119563206 yields the protein MGLMRTVGVGVGAGSDAQLPEESVSTLNHLPTYRQIPGAGTGAGSAPAKRVPVLFSTNRGLYLRLAQPLGEQMEVLTLQPRGQNYNISFCDLERWSTNRANVVSLEDTFTIMQQRNKSPESLNYQPRLWKNNVSYSLMH
- the LOC119563202 gene encoding mediator of RNA polymerase II transcription subunit 17 is translated as MSNSVNISVETTCENQIREIGYDGTELYQPPPTLSESLAKCAARIDFSKTSLDDLKKEEKTAAAASEEDKDATQFQESLWPWDAVRNKLKDALTEICVLSDVISVAKDKRYLVLDPLLEEADDTKPIVQVYSRKKAISQAAQVLLGGAERLRNAHSEQRSRNVSDFHIELLRLRQNWRLKKVSNAIIGDLSYRTAGSKFGMSGTFEVTKAEEAGDEDTASSSNNSSSTTSGNNGMQLKASSALRVIVPAELQGVAYIKVITQKDQEDLCTAQVNLMGHGPNITAQVGVWQKTLEFAQNVLFCKELFAQLAREAIQLQAPIPHVVIGNQIRATLLPNIQLIISLCHSTTFDSSQPAPINDHDHVLEHSLHQLLREVHYKNSHHPFPHPASAPLGPTKKRMLAGPMAADRETLLDMTKSQTILEQIIAQAQHIFMRKRTQYVLDTLARDVKDPQIVSHWNAMNSPTMSCVKINIVTHGYDAIGRTSLVIHVKERSLKCICRDGRVMRLSYEPQELRDLILCQINSHQISCLISLARCMAWTVLSNSNHLGIGKVEPLGNASSCLLASPNSDRMIAVQIRCDPQIDVKVYIARSPRQDFFPSPLVPEKLWENLGGNFKEVRFDKIEGKSFLNKMEFLMASLTSNSA